The Akkermansia muciniphila genome contains a region encoding:
- a CDS encoding FtsX-like permease family protein — translation MKNLLSRYISLSLALRYLNPLRTFFSIITLICLLGVSLGVMVLIVVLSVMGGLQKEIQGNLFAHSPHVQVCYRNDFGVREVIPDWMELSGKLKHVPGVQSTYALIEDYALVDVQGRQRPCFFRAIDTENAAQLDDLKHLVVAGNADLDMGEKAVVSSIVAENMGLNVGDVIRVYTTRNFQEISHAYQQTELPVLAEKNARELNDLKEWGKSLKTEQGREAAKKASVDNVFNLLNGLLSVPRRDAERSGLMDLLAVLNDGEALDNGTVAFPEGTRKEWETILGGFKAGQRNEADMECFRKIRELVMPKDLEVIGIYRASQHTPSPDLFIPLVIGQELLGYEDDVVQAVALRVDDPYHVETMLAPVMQALEKEKPSSAWTLETWHDRFNAWFELMQKERMMMSFVLSFISLISAFCIMAVMFTVSIQRKREIAVMKALGATPFQVVRVFLWQGVIIGFIGALLGVGLGLLVLEYRMQIQGFLAGIGFDPFPVAFHGTANIPVVIDWTELAWQGVKAFVMVVVASIIPALITARQDPARSLRSM, via the coding sequence ATGAAGAACCTATTGAGCCGGTACATCAGCCTGAGCCTGGCGCTGCGGTATCTGAACCCGCTGCGGACTTTCTTTTCCATCATCACCCTGATCTGCCTGCTGGGCGTGTCGCTTGGGGTGATGGTGCTCATTGTCGTGCTGTCCGTGATGGGCGGCCTCCAGAAGGAAATCCAGGGGAACTTGTTTGCGCATTCCCCGCACGTCCAGGTGTGTTACAGGAATGACTTCGGCGTGAGGGAGGTGATTCCGGACTGGATGGAGCTGAGCGGGAAGCTTAAACACGTTCCCGGCGTCCAGTCCACCTATGCCCTGATAGAAGACTATGCGCTGGTGGACGTGCAGGGACGGCAGAGGCCGTGTTTTTTCCGGGCCATTGATACGGAAAACGCTGCCCAGCTGGACGATTTAAAGCACCTGGTGGTGGCGGGCAATGCGGACCTGGACATGGGGGAAAAGGCCGTGGTCTCTTCCATTGTGGCGGAAAACATGGGGCTGAACGTGGGAGATGTGATCCGGGTGTACACCACCCGCAATTTCCAGGAAATTTCCCACGCCTACCAGCAGACGGAACTGCCCGTACTGGCGGAGAAAAACGCCCGGGAACTCAACGATTTGAAGGAATGGGGCAAGTCCCTGAAAACGGAGCAGGGGCGCGAAGCGGCTAAGAAGGCCTCCGTGGACAACGTGTTCAACCTGCTCAACGGCCTGCTCTCCGTTCCCCGCAGGGACGCGGAGCGCTCCGGCCTGATGGATTTGCTGGCCGTGCTGAATGACGGGGAAGCCCTGGACAACGGCACCGTGGCCTTCCCGGAAGGCACCCGCAAGGAATGGGAAACCATTCTGGGCGGCTTCAAGGCCGGACAGCGGAATGAGGCGGACATGGAGTGCTTCCGCAAAATCAGGGAACTGGTCATGCCGAAGGACCTGGAGGTGATCGGCATTTACCGGGCCTCCCAGCATACGCCCAGCCCGGACCTGTTCATTCCGCTGGTCATCGGCCAGGAACTGCTGGGTTATGAGGATGACGTGGTGCAGGCCGTGGCCCTGCGCGTGGATGATCCCTACCATGTGGAAACCATGCTGGCTCCCGTGATGCAGGCCCTGGAAAAGGAAAAGCCGTCCTCCGCGTGGACGCTGGAAACCTGGCATGACCGTTTTAACGCATGGTTTGAACTCATGCAAAAGGAGCGCATGATGATGAGCTTCGTGCTTTCCTTCATCTCCCTGATCTCCGCCTTCTGCATCATGGCGGTGATGTTCACCGTCTCCATCCAGCGGAAGAGGGAAATCGCCGTGATGAAGGCCCTGGGGGCTACGCCGTTCCAGGTGGTGCGCGTTTTCCTGTGGCAGGGGGTCATCATCGGCTTTATAGGGGCGCTCCTGGGCGTGGGGCTGGGGCTGCTGGTGCTGGAATACCGCATGCAGATCCAGGGCTTCTTGGCGGGAATAGGCTTTGATCCGTTCCCCGTGGCGTTCCACGGCACGGCGAATATTCCGGTGGTGATTGACTGGACGGAGCTGGCGTGGCAGGGCGTGAAGGCCTTTGTCATGGTTGTGGTGGCCTCCATCATTCCGGCCCTCATCACGGCGCGCCAGGACCCGGCCCGCTCCCTGCGCAGCATGTAA
- the bla gene encoding class A beta-lactamase, protein MTFSGSFFRGCVACSCAISLGVLPVLGAAPAADSAAVQKLAHSLKARVGMAAVMLDTGETVSIGDEAAYPMQSVFKFILALSVLKRVDEGKLNLEQIIRIRPEQLVKDTWSPLRERFPQGGDFSLKELLRVTVQESDNNACDFLFALIGGTEAVQKDLKEWGISGINVRFTENEMLRNHDLQYVNSSRPSAMNALLRAFDEGKILDKDTQRFLWDMMAGCATGATRLKGKLPQDYVVAHKTGSGFTSPEGVITAVNDVGIIVLPNGRKMAVSVFVMDSKDSAPACEKVIASMARWLCTEWQPAAAK, encoded by the coding sequence ATGACTTTTTCCGGTTCTTTTTTCCGCGGCTGCGTGGCATGTTCCTGCGCCATTTCCCTGGGGGTTCTCCCCGTGCTGGGCGCCGCTCCCGCGGCTGATTCCGCTGCCGTGCAGAAGCTGGCGCATTCCCTGAAAGCCCGCGTGGGCATGGCTGCGGTGATGCTGGACACGGGGGAAACCGTATCCATAGGGGATGAAGCGGCCTATCCCATGCAGAGCGTCTTCAAATTCATCCTTGCCCTGTCCGTGTTGAAGCGGGTGGATGAAGGGAAACTGAATCTGGAGCAGATCATCCGTATACGCCCGGAACAACTGGTGAAAGACACCTGGAGCCCGCTGCGGGAGCGCTTTCCGCAGGGCGGTGATTTTTCTTTAAAGGAACTGCTGCGCGTGACCGTTCAGGAGAGCGACAACAACGCCTGCGACTTCCTGTTCGCCCTCATCGGCGGTACGGAAGCCGTACAGAAGGATTTGAAGGAATGGGGCATCAGCGGCATCAACGTCCGGTTTACGGAAAACGAGATGCTGCGGAACCACGACTTGCAGTATGTCAACTCAAGCCGTCCTTCAGCCATGAATGCCCTGCTGCGCGCGTTTGACGAGGGGAAAATCCTGGACAAGGACACGCAGCGCTTCCTCTGGGACATGATGGCCGGCTGCGCTACGGGAGCCACGCGCCTGAAAGGAAAGCTGCCGCAGGATTACGTGGTGGCGCACAAGACCGGATCGGGCTTTACGTCCCCGGAGGGCGTGATTACCGCCGTTAATGACGTGGGCATCATCGTTCTTCCCAATGGCCGGAAAATGGCGGTCTCCGTATTCGTCATGGATTCGAAGGACTCCGCCCCCGCCTGCGAGAAGGTGATCGCCTCCATGGCCCGGTGGCTGTGCACGGAATGGCAGCCCGCCGCCGCCAAGTAG
- a CDS encoding DUF456 domain-containing protein produces MSPVLSETLVWCVTLLLFGMGLIGTLIPMLPGIIIIAAGCIWQGVMGTGRLEWWGWTVLALLVAGGLVIDKLSGGMGAKKFGSTAAGIWGAIIGAVVGAVLFTPIVGLLFMPFLGALLAELVFARKDILAAFKAGSGAALGMLTGLLLEFTCGLLIIAWFCSCYFLF; encoded by the coding sequence ATGTCCCCCGTCCTTTCGGAAACCCTCGTCTGGTGCGTCACCCTGCTTCTGTTCGGCATGGGCCTGATAGGCACGCTCATTCCCATGCTTCCCGGCATCATCATCATTGCGGCAGGCTGCATCTGGCAGGGCGTGATGGGCACCGGGCGCCTGGAGTGGTGGGGCTGGACCGTGCTGGCGCTGCTGGTGGCAGGCGGCCTGGTCATTGACAAGCTTTCCGGCGGCATGGGGGCCAAAAAATTCGGCAGCACCGCCGCAGGCATCTGGGGGGCCATCATCGGCGCCGTGGTGGGCGCCGTCCTGTTCACCCCCATCGTGGGGCTTCTGTTCATGCCGTTCCTGGGAGCGCTGCTGGCGGAACTCGTCTTTGCCAGAAAGGACATCCTGGCCGCGTTCAAGGCCGGTTCCGGAGCGGCGCTGGGGATGCTCACCGGGCTTCTGCTGGAATTCACCTGCGGCCTGCTCATCATCGCCTGGTTCTGCTCCTGCTACTTCCTTTTTTAA
- a CDS encoding DUF3784 domain-containing protein, which yields MDAPIPIPVAMMAGFIILGVILSMGKCSFLIAGYNTMSKERKKQYDERALCRFMGKIMYCLAFSMLIWLASIILQNAVLLSVSLFFLVGSLAFAVIYANTASRFRK from the coding sequence ATGGATGCACCTATTCCGATACCCGTCGCCATGATGGCAGGCTTTATCATTCTTGGAGTCATTCTTTCCATGGGAAAATGTTCCTTCCTTATTGCCGGGTATAACACCATGAGCAAGGAACGGAAAAAACAGTACGATGAACGCGCGCTATGCCGGTTCATGGGAAAGATCATGTACTGCCTCGCCTTCAGCATGCTGATTTGGCTCGCCAGCATTATTCTCCAGAACGCCGTGCTTCTGTCCGTCTCCCTGTTTTTCCTGGTAGGAAGCCTGGCGTTTGCCGTCATTTACGCCAATACAGCCTCCCGGTTCAGGAAATAA
- a CDS encoding glycoside hydrolase N-terminal domain-containing protein — protein sequence MKSLSFFCLLLLGAAPLQASPAPMQVTSTEPARKWTEGYGTGNGRLGILSFGVFPKETVVLNEGSIFAKKNFQMKEGAAQALDKARQLCREGKYRSADQVFRKDILPSGSIAGDYQQGGLLQAEFQGLPSPASFRRTLDMQRGKASTRVQFGTGELVTEILAAPSADCAAYHITCTIPSGCRISLNLQHPDPSARITAQPDGWVLAGQGSNGGTRFENRVVILAPGAAISPRGKEIILDSAREVLVLSSTSTDYNLRKPEAPLTGSLSDRNSRLLKKAEKMGWKKLARETEDYFSRLMLRCQVDLGDSPPEVSAMTTPQRLERVKQGGKDPDLLEQLFQFGRFCTIVHTRPGQLPCGLQGLWNPELRAAWMGCYFLNINSQMNQWPSHATGLGEFQQPYLDFVRSLLPYGEEFARFIRRDGFCFGHYTDCWKHTYFSGNNPEWAASLMNGAWACAHLVDSYRFTGDREDLKKSLPILESSARFIMSWFEDDGQGRCLSGPGVSPETGFYAPDGTGPNVLSYVSNGNSHDQLLGREALRNYIYACRELNVRTPTLVNALNFLPKIPQPAIGPDGRVQEWQQPFEEMQKGHRHISHLYGLFPGTEWNVLTMPEYAEAVRKSADFRRKYADMGNNGIRTGWSTAWLINLYASLGDGNSAEDRMYTMLKHYINSNLFDFHPPFQIDGNFGFTSGVAQCLVQSQIMQDGFQVILLAPALADGWKKGSATGLRTRGGLKVDLRWENGRVQATATASRPGKFRFMHRDRRKDLVMKKGQTERIDFPPPTANTL from the coding sequence ATGAAATCTCTCTCTTTCTTCTGCCTTCTTCTTCTGGGCGCGGCTCCGCTTCAGGCATCTCCCGCCCCCATGCAGGTCACCTCCACCGAACCCGCCCGGAAATGGACGGAGGGATACGGCACGGGCAACGGCAGGCTGGGCATCCTCTCTTTTGGCGTTTTTCCTAAGGAAACCGTCGTCCTCAATGAAGGAAGCATCTTCGCGAAGAAGAATTTCCAGATGAAGGAAGGCGCCGCCCAGGCGCTGGACAAGGCGCGCCAGCTTTGCCGGGAGGGAAAATACCGGAGCGCGGACCAGGTGTTCCGGAAGGATATTCTGCCCTCCGGAAGCATCGCGGGAGATTACCAGCAGGGCGGCCTGCTTCAGGCGGAGTTCCAGGGGCTGCCCTCCCCCGCCTCTTTCCGGCGCACGCTGGACATGCAGAGGGGAAAGGCCTCCACCCGCGTTCAATTCGGCACGGGAGAACTGGTCACGGAGATTCTGGCGGCTCCGTCCGCGGACTGCGCCGCCTACCACATTACCTGCACCATTCCGTCCGGGTGCCGCATTTCCCTGAATTTGCAGCATCCGGACCCGTCAGCCCGCATTACCGCGCAGCCGGACGGCTGGGTGCTGGCGGGACAGGGGAGCAATGGCGGAACCCGGTTTGAAAACCGGGTGGTCATTCTGGCGCCCGGCGCCGCCATCTCCCCCCGGGGGAAGGAGATTATCCTGGATTCCGCCCGGGAGGTGCTGGTGCTTTCCTCCACCTCCACGGATTACAACCTCCGGAAGCCGGAGGCCCCGCTGACGGGAAGCCTGTCAGACAGGAACAGCCGTCTCCTGAAGAAGGCGGAAAAAATGGGGTGGAAAAAACTTGCCCGGGAGACGGAAGATTATTTTTCCCGCCTGATGCTGCGCTGCCAGGTGGACCTGGGGGATTCCCCGCCGGAGGTTTCCGCCATGACCACCCCCCAAAGGCTGGAACGCGTCAAACAGGGTGGGAAGGATCCTGACCTGCTGGAACAGCTTTTCCAGTTCGGCCGCTTCTGCACGATTGTCCATACCAGGCCGGGCCAGCTCCCCTGCGGCTTGCAGGGACTGTGGAATCCGGAACTGCGGGCGGCGTGGATGGGCTGTTATTTCCTGAACATCAACAGCCAGATGAACCAGTGGCCGTCCCACGCCACCGGGCTGGGGGAATTCCAGCAGCCTTATCTTGATTTTGTCCGGAGCCTGCTTCCGTACGGGGAGGAATTCGCACGCTTCATCCGCCGGGACGGCTTCTGCTTCGGCCATTATACGGACTGCTGGAAGCATACCTATTTTTCAGGCAACAATCCGGAATGGGCCGCCAGCCTCATGAACGGAGCGTGGGCCTGCGCCCACCTGGTGGACAGCTACCGCTTCACCGGAGACAGGGAAGATCTGAAGAAGTCCCTGCCCATTCTGGAATCCAGCGCGCGCTTCATCATGTCCTGGTTTGAGGACGACGGCCAGGGCCGCTGCCTTTCCGGCCCGGGCGTCTCCCCTGAAACCGGGTTTTACGCGCCGGACGGCACGGGACCCAACGTGCTTTCCTACGTTTCCAACGGTAATTCCCACGACCAGCTTCTGGGGCGCGAGGCGCTCCGCAACTACATTTACGCCTGCCGTGAGCTGAATGTCCGGACTCCCACCCTGGTTAACGCGCTGAACTTTCTCCCGAAGATTCCCCAGCCCGCCATTGGCCCTGACGGCCGCGTGCAGGAATGGCAGCAGCCCTTTGAGGAAATGCAGAAGGGCCACCGCCACATCAGCCACCTTTACGGCCTGTTTCCCGGCACGGAATGGAACGTGCTCACCATGCCGGAATACGCGGAGGCCGTACGCAAGTCAGCGGATTTCCGGCGCAAATACGCGGACATGGGGAACAACGGCATCCGCACCGGGTGGAGCACCGCCTGGCTCATCAACCTTTACGCATCTCTGGGGGACGGAAACTCCGCGGAGGACCGCATGTACACGATGCTGAAACATTACATCAATTCCAACCTGTTTGACTTTCATCCCCCGTTCCAGATTGACGGCAACTTCGGCTTTACCTCCGGCGTGGCCCAATGCCTGGTGCAGAGCCAAATCATGCAGGACGGTTTTCAGGTCATCCTGCTGGCCCCGGCCCTGGCGGACGGCTGGAAGAAGGGTTCCGCCACGGGCCTGCGCACCCGGGGCGGGCTGAAGGTGGACCTGCGCTGGGAAAACGGCCGGGTCCAGGCCACCGCCACAGCCAGCCGCCCCGGCAAATTCCGTTTCATGCACCGGGACCGCAGGAAAGACCTGGTGATGAAAAAGGGCCAGACGGAGAGGATTGATTTTCCTCCTCCCACCGCCAATACACTCTAA
- a CDS encoding M28 family peptidase: MKLSSPVIKCGLATAAACLALGSCSKLFSPCGSGEVPETDQTETFLKAHVTHLADAIGERNAYKPGTMERSARYIEQTLEGMGYTVTRQAVDIPVSPDFRAVKDRTVYNLVATKKGTSPRPKTLIIGAHYDTKVGMDNWHDHGPARPARTGTPGANDNASGVAALLETARALAAVPTLHDVCLVAYANEEPPFYQTPSMGSVVHAKSAALHPGKERIIGMIALETLGCYSPRVNKKRKSAMAAGLAGLPDRCDYVAFMSTNTGRKLARSCAEEFSRLNRFPVRSAVFPYYTKGVSWSDDWAYMKEDIPSFAATDTAFLRCDDYHETSDTAEKLDYPQFAEVVQGLSKLVISLANKP; the protein is encoded by the coding sequence ATGAAACTCTCCTCCCCTGTGATCAAATGCGGGCTGGCCACCGCCGCGGCCTGCCTCGCCCTGGGTTCCTGTTCCAAGCTCTTTTCACCCTGCGGAAGCGGGGAAGTTCCGGAGACGGACCAGACGGAAACATTCCTGAAAGCGCACGTGACCCATCTGGCGGACGCCATCGGAGAACGGAATGCCTACAAGCCCGGCACCATGGAGCGTTCCGCCCGCTACATTGAACAAACCCTGGAGGGCATGGGCTACACCGTCACGCGCCAGGCCGTGGACATCCCGGTTTCTCCGGACTTCCGCGCCGTGAAGGACAGGACGGTGTACAACCTCGTCGCCACCAAAAAGGGAACCTCCCCTCGGCCCAAAACGCTTATCATAGGCGCGCATTACGATACCAAGGTGGGCATGGACAACTGGCATGACCACGGCCCCGCCAGACCGGCCCGCACCGGAACGCCGGGAGCCAATGACAACGCTTCCGGCGTAGCCGCCCTGCTGGAAACGGCGCGCGCCCTGGCTGCAGTTCCCACCCTGCACGACGTGTGCCTGGTGGCTTATGCCAATGAGGAACCTCCCTTTTACCAGACTCCCTCCATGGGCAGCGTGGTGCACGCCAAATCCGCAGCCCTCCATCCGGGGAAGGAACGCATCATCGGCATGATTGCGCTGGAAACACTGGGCTGTTACTCCCCACGGGTGAACAAGAAGCGTAAATCCGCCATGGCCGCCGGGCTGGCCGGGCTCCCGGACCGGTGCGACTACGTGGCCTTCATGTCCACCAACACGGGCCGCAAGCTGGCCCGCTCCTGTGCGGAGGAGTTCTCCCGGCTGAACCGCTTTCCGGTGCGCTCCGCCGTCTTTCCCTATTATACCAAAGGCGTTTCCTGGTCAGATGACTGGGCTTACATGAAGGAGGACATCCCCTCCTTCGCCGCCACGGACACCGCCTTCCTGCGCTGCGATGATTACCATGAAACCAGCGATACGGCTGAAAAGCTGGATTACCCCCAGTTTGCGGAGGTAGTGCAGGGTCTTTCCAAACTGGTCATCTCACTCGCCAATAAGCCATGA
- a CDS encoding alpha/beta hydrolase, producing the protein MNMKLAFFLPALLLAFAHAPAGGAPFDPSALAALQPPAEHGAFHSGWISLGLKAADLKEKQVSPGHITDVGEAQIQLYFPAGWGPQDKRAALCIFPGGGYALQAIEKEGVRIARWAAEHGMVGVVVKYRVSGENNAIGMFPGPLLDARQALRVTRRHASALGVDPRRIGVIGFSAGGHLAAMAATLWNRTLPEEEDNPLKSVSARPDFAMLIYPVITMAPGTTHGGTRSKILGPDPTPALAELCSAERQVTAQTPPVFLVHALDDGVASANSRLMEQACRKKGVPVTLRLYSKGGHGYGMEKRGNPTDQWPKDAEKWLGEQENNAFETR; encoded by the coding sequence ATGAACATGAAGCTTGCCTTTTTTCTTCCCGCCCTTTTACTGGCATTCGCTCACGCCCCCGCCGGAGGGGCCCCGTTTGATCCGTCCGCGCTGGCGGCCCTCCAGCCGCCCGCGGAACACGGAGCCTTTCATTCCGGATGGATTTCCCTGGGCCTTAAAGCGGCGGACCTGAAGGAAAAACAGGTGTCTCCCGGACACATTACGGACGTGGGGGAGGCGCAAATACAGCTTTATTTCCCCGCCGGATGGGGGCCGCAGGACAAGCGCGCGGCCCTGTGCATCTTTCCGGGCGGGGGCTACGCCCTTCAGGCCATTGAAAAGGAAGGCGTCCGCATTGCCCGCTGGGCGGCGGAGCACGGCATGGTGGGCGTCGTCGTGAAATACCGCGTTTCCGGGGAAAACAATGCCATCGGCATGTTTCCGGGCCCTCTGCTGGACGCCCGCCAGGCCCTGCGCGTAACGCGCCGGCATGCCTCCGCGCTGGGGGTTGACCCGCGCCGCATCGGCGTCATTGGGTTTTCCGCAGGGGGCCATCTGGCAGCCATGGCCGCCACGCTCTGGAACCGCACCCTGCCGGAAGAAGAGGATAATCCGCTGAAAAGCGTTTCCGCGCGGCCCGATTTTGCCATGCTTATCTATCCCGTCATCACCATGGCCCCCGGGACCACCCACGGAGGCACCCGCAGCAAAATCCTGGGGCCCGACCCGACTCCGGCCCTGGCGGAGCTGTGCTCCGCGGAACGGCAGGTGACGGCGCAGACGCCCCCCGTGTTCCTCGTCCACGCGCTTGACGACGGCGTAGCCAGCGCCAACAGCAGGCTGATGGAACAGGCCTGCCGGAAAAAAGGCGTTCCCGTGACCCTGCGCCTTTATTCCAAGGGAGGGCACGGCTACGGCATGGAGAAGCGCGGCAATCCGACCGACCAGTGGCCAAAAGACGCTGAAAAATGGCTGGGGGAACAAGAAAACAACGCATTCGAAACACGTTAA
- a CDS encoding polysaccharide pyruvyl transferase family protein, whose amino-acid sequence MNSIVSIVRQLGKFVYQPNFGNVGDALIDVATRKFFLKYNLPFLSVCSVSSNILPYNFVYGGGGACIQDWGCIPYLVQLFSSLRMNRVIILPSSFYNCDSLLEIFDERFTVFCRDKTSFNYCFHMNKKAQFLLADDMTLKLNAFTFLSEETWDESVLSTNMFSLMKEWTRKSMYELQDGRKVLLILRNDRESCLGNDHPVRRQYRIVDLSVMHCDDWCDARVSSAWSYLFLTCLNNADIILTDRLHVAIGGYLLDKEVYILDNTYRKLSSVYHYSLYGSSNVKMMSSLDEFPYWRCLI is encoded by the coding sequence ATGAATTCTATTGTTTCCATTGTTAGACAACTAGGAAAATTTGTCTATCAACCTAATTTTGGTAATGTCGGAGATGCATTAATTGATGTGGCAACAAGGAAATTTTTTTTGAAATATAATTTACCTTTTTTATCAGTTTGCTCTGTAAGTTCAAATATTCTTCCATATAACTTTGTCTACGGTGGAGGGGGGGCTTGCATACAGGATTGGGGATGTATTCCCTATCTTGTGCAGCTTTTTTCTTCTCTACGAATGAACCGTGTTATTATTCTTCCCAGCAGTTTTTATAATTGTGACTCGTTACTTGAGATTTTTGATGAACGTTTTACTGTTTTTTGCCGAGATAAAACCAGTTTTAACTATTGCTTTCACATGAATAAAAAAGCTCAGTTTTTACTGGCCGATGATATGACTTTGAAATTGAATGCCTTCACCTTTCTTAGTGAAGAAACATGGGATGAGAGTGTTCTGAGTACGAATATGTTTTCTTTGATGAAGGAATGGACACGAAAGTCTATGTATGAGTTGCAGGATGGACGGAAAGTACTATTAATCTTACGAAATGATCGGGAAAGTTGTTTAGGAAATGACCATCCTGTTCGTCGTCAATACCGGATAGTGGATTTGTCTGTTATGCATTGTGATGATTGGTGTGATGCACGAGTATCATCGGCTTGGAGTTATTTGTTTTTGACCTGTTTGAACAATGCAGATATTATTTTAACCGATCGGCTTCATGTAGCTATCGGAGGATATTTACTTGATAAAGAGGTGTATATTTTGGACAACACTTATCGTAAGCTTTCTAGCGTTTATCATTATTCTTTGTATGGAAGTTCCAATGTTAAAATGATGTCTTCCTTGGATGAATTTCCTTATTGGCGTTGTTTGATTTGA
- a CDS encoding glycosyltransferase: MQRLFVFGFPELYGGAGTELYHQILIWQFMGMEVHLIPPWRVERNPLYPEMLSRGVHIHPVNDYSSLTEEDPIFSFCNGEFLELLPQIRTYTKKTVFVNCMSWLFPQEKEAMRKGEIAMFLYQNERVMQENKIKLKAFNKNPKIQFKKFIPYFHREDFPFIEKRRNEYFGCGRISRQEADKFAKDTLFIYESFVSPIPKWGLFLGFGKRSEEKTGPPPPWIRTALNQEEVSQQEFYQHCEIILQPSNTVENWPRIGFEAMSSGSVLIVDNAGGWQQMIEHGKTGWLCNNERDFIYYASKMAYEPNQRYDMAAAARERGLLLSNKESSLESWKEIFTVLNNMDI; this comes from the coding sequence ATGCAACGTTTATTTGTTTTTGGATTTCCAGAACTTTACGGAGGTGCCGGAACTGAGTTATATCATCAGATCCTGATCTGGCAATTCATGGGAATGGAGGTTCACTTAATCCCTCCATGGAGAGTAGAAAGAAATCCACTTTATCCAGAAATGCTTTCCCGTGGAGTGCATATACATCCGGTTAATGACTATTCTTCCTTAACAGAAGAAGATCCTATTTTTAGCTTCTGCAATGGGGAATTTTTAGAACTGCTTCCTCAGATACGCACTTACACTAAGAAAACTGTTTTTGTAAATTGTATGAGTTGGCTTTTCCCCCAAGAAAAAGAGGCTATGAGAAAAGGTGAGATTGCCATGTTTCTTTATCAAAACGAAAGAGTTATGCAGGAAAACAAAATCAAGTTAAAAGCTTTTAACAAGAATCCTAAAATACAATTTAAAAAATTCATTCCATATTTTCATCGTGAAGATTTTCCCTTTATCGAAAAACGTAGGAACGAATATTTTGGATGTGGGCGGATTTCTCGACAGGAAGCCGATAAATTTGCTAAAGATACTCTCTTCATTTATGAGTCTTTTGTATCCCCAATTCCCAAATGGGGACTCTTTCTCGGATTCGGAAAAAGAAGCGAAGAAAAAACAGGTCCTCCCCCACCGTGGATACGGACAGCTCTTAATCAAGAAGAAGTATCACAGCAGGAATTTTATCAGCATTGTGAGATTATCTTACAACCAAGCAATACAGTTGAAAATTGGCCGCGTATAGGTTTTGAAGCCATGTCCAGTGGGAGCGTATTGATCGTAGATAACGCAGGAGGATGGCAACAAATGATTGAACATGGTAAAACAGGATGGTTATGTAACAATGAAAGAGATTTTATCTATTATGCAAGCAAAATGGCTTATGAACCTAACCAAAGATACGATATGGCGGCAGCCGCACGAGAACGAGGTCTTTTGCTCAGTAATAAAGAATCTTCCTTGGAAAGCTGGAAAGAAATTTTTACTGTCCTCAATAATATGGACATTTAG